A DNA window from Rhizobium sp. NXC14 contains the following coding sequences:
- a CDS encoding ABC transporter permease, with translation MTSPRPSDSRLATLYLAVYRAMPALLAGFAFLAAWELYVDLSGIKPSILPAPSRILVQGWLNREALIANTWPTLGATLGGFALSLAFAFVSSILMDFMPFMRRAMLPIFIASQTLPLVAIAPLVVLWFGFGLLPKILLVALVTFFPLLVALLQGYEATDRDIAELLNSMKASRWRIFRLARFPSSLPYFFAGLRISITYAVVGAIFAEYAGAASGLGIYILNAKNNFRPDLVLAAVIVSALLTLCLFALTLVIQRFVMPWQPSQERRR, from the coding sequence ATGACATCGCCACGACCATCGGATTCGCGCCTTGCGACGCTCTATCTCGCCGTGTACCGGGCAATGCCCGCCTTGCTCGCAGGCTTTGCTTTTCTGGCGGCATGGGAACTCTATGTCGATCTTTCCGGTATCAAACCGTCCATTCTGCCGGCGCCTTCGCGTATCCTTGTCCAGGGCTGGCTGAACCGAGAGGCGCTGATAGCAAACACCTGGCCGACGCTCGGAGCGACACTCGGTGGTTTCGCCCTGTCGCTCGCCTTCGCCTTCGTCTCCTCGATCCTGATGGATTTCATGCCCTTCATGCGCCGGGCAATGCTGCCGATCTTCATCGCCAGCCAGACTTTGCCGCTGGTGGCGATCGCGCCTCTCGTCGTCCTCTGGTTCGGTTTCGGCCTTTTGCCGAAGATATTGCTGGTGGCGCTCGTCACCTTCTTTCCGCTGCTTGTTGCCCTGCTTCAGGGCTATGAGGCGACCGATCGCGACATTGCCGAGCTCTTGAATTCGATGAAAGCGAGCCGCTGGCGCATTTTTCGCCTGGCGCGGTTTCCCTCGTCCCTGCCCTATTTCTTCGCCGGCCTCCGAATCTCGATCACCTATGCCGTCGTCGGTGCGATCTTTGCCGAATATGCCGGCGCTGCAAGCGGCCTCGGCATCTATATCCTCAACGCCAAGAACAATTTCCGTCCCGATCTCGTGCTCGCCGCCGTGATCGTCAGCGCTCTGTTGACGCTCTGCCTCTTCGCGCTGACGCTGGTTATCCAGCGTTTCGTCATGCCCTGGCAGCCATCCCAGGAGCGGCGCCGATGA
- a CDS encoding ABC transporter ATP-binding protein: MTGQMLELRNISKSFDGMKVLDDISLAVADGEFVSIVGPSGSGKSTVLRLLTQALRPDSGAMLFNGAALEQTPHSFAFMPQRDALMPWRRIIDNAALGLEVKGMARRAARAAVAPLFERFGLAGFEHHYPASLSGGMRQRAALLRTVIQEQDMLLLDEPFGALDALTRTQIQEWLQGMWTEHRWTALLITHDVREAVFLSDRIYVLSARPARVIREFRVPLPRPRSIADLGSPAAQAIETEILQTLLHPLEQDGFRPVGPKSESCSNLKSWSLMSFENRTFRRHALKT; encoded by the coding sequence ATGACCGGTCAGATGCTTGAGCTGCGCAACATCTCGAAGTCCTTCGACGGCATGAAGGTTCTAGACGACATTTCGCTCGCCGTCGCAGACGGCGAGTTCGTCTCGATCGTCGGCCCATCCGGCTCCGGAAAATCGACCGTGCTGAGACTGCTGACACAGGCGCTGCGACCCGATTCCGGCGCCATGCTTTTCAACGGTGCAGCGCTGGAACAGACGCCGCATTCCTTTGCCTTCATGCCGCAACGCGATGCGCTGATGCCCTGGCGCCGGATCATCGATAATGCCGCGCTCGGCCTGGAAGTGAAGGGCATGGCTCGCCGGGCTGCCCGCGCCGCTGTCGCGCCCCTCTTCGAGCGGTTCGGCCTTGCCGGCTTCGAACATCACTACCCCGCCTCTCTTTCCGGCGGCATGCGCCAACGTGCTGCGCTGCTGCGCACCGTCATCCAGGAGCAGGACATGCTGCTGCTCGACGAGCCCTTCGGCGCGCTCGATGCGCTAACCCGCACGCAGATCCAGGAGTGGCTGCAAGGCATGTGGACCGAACATCGCTGGACGGCGCTGCTGATCACCCACGATGTTCGCGAGGCCGTTTTCCTCTCCGACCGGATCTACGTGCTGTCTGCCCGTCCGGCGCGTGTCATCCGCGAATTCCGCGTTCCCCTGCCCCGCCCGAGAAGCATTGCCGATCTCGGTTCGCCGGCGGCCCAGGCGATCGAGACCGAAATCCTGCAAACCCTGCTTCATCCGCTAGAACAGGATGGTTTTAGGCCGGTCGGCCCAAAATCTGAATCCTGTTCCAATTTAAAGAGTTGGAGTCTGATGTCGTTCGAAAACCGGACTTTTCGGCGTCATGCTCTAAAGACCTGA
- a CDS encoding ABC transporter substrate-binding protein, giving the protein MPLLTRRQTMLAAIATSLAGRVAFAQSAPAKVRIALDWTPNTNHIGIYVAKAKGFYTAAGLDVEILPFTDTSAGTLVSNGVAGFGISSEIEALTQRAGGGDVKMVYGVVQTETARLIFKGGRDDIKSPRDLDGKTYGGFGGTWESALVSAMIRNDGGKGDVKTVTLGTSAYEALDNGSIDFTLEIYTWEGIAAELENRKISRFHYSDYGIPDEQTTVIVSSDAYLSASREHARAFIQATRQGYVYSIDHPDEACDLLISGSNGALMNTELVRASQKALIEGHFLRSEAGVIGTLDPAKADAIGAFLVENGILVDANGVVLKEKPDFSTYYTNELLG; this is encoded by the coding sequence ATGCCGCTTCTCACCCGCCGCCAGACGATGCTCGCCGCCATCGCGACAAGCCTCGCCGGCCGCGTCGCCTTCGCTCAATCGGCGCCCGCAAAGGTTCGTATCGCGCTCGACTGGACGCCCAACACCAACCACATCGGCATCTACGTCGCCAAGGCGAAGGGCTTCTACACGGCCGCCGGCCTCGATGTCGAAATTCTACCCTTTACCGACACGAGTGCCGGCACGCTGGTATCAAACGGGGTCGCCGGTTTCGGCATCAGTAGCGAGATCGAGGCCCTGACGCAGCGTGCTGGCGGCGGTGACGTGAAGATGGTCTACGGCGTCGTCCAGACGGAAACCGCACGCCTGATCTTCAAGGGCGGGCGGGACGACATCAAGAGCCCTAGAGATCTCGATGGAAAGACCTATGGAGGCTTCGGCGGCACTTGGGAAAGCGCGCTGGTCTCGGCGATGATCCGCAATGACGGCGGCAAGGGCGACGTCAAGACCGTCACCCTCGGCACCTCCGCCTATGAGGCGCTGGACAATGGCTCGATTGACTTCACGCTGGAGATCTACACCTGGGAGGGCATCGCCGCTGAGTTGGAGAATCGGAAGATCAGCCGCTTCCACTATTCCGATTACGGCATTCCCGACGAGCAGACGACAGTCATCGTTTCCAGTGACGCCTATCTCTCTGCCAGTCGAGAACACGCGCGCGCCTTCATCCAGGCCACGCGTCAAGGCTACGTCTACTCCATCGATCATCCCGACGAAGCCTGCGACCTGCTGATATCAGGAAGTAACGGTGCGCTGATGAACACGGAACTGGTAAGAGCATCTCAGAAGGCGTTGATCGAAGGCCATTTCCTGAGATCCGAAGCCGGCGTGATCGGCACGCTTGATCCGGCAAAGGCCGATGCCATCGGCGCTTTCCTGGTCGAGAACGGCATTCTCGTCGATGCGAATGGCGTCGTGCTCAAGGAGAAGCCGGACTTTTCCACCTATTACACCAACGAACTCCTCGGCTGA
- a CDS encoding sugar transferase: MYAFTSKISSRFDSSQRQNKIRTLVVANSNIRQPDSFSGVEGRAALRLAVKRLIDIVISASALLVLAPLFLAIALFIKLDDGGPVFFRQIRWGLNGRKITVFKFRSMHIEACDPSGIQQTVKGDSRVTGFGAMLRRTNIDELPQLLNVLRGDMSLVGPRCHAINMRAAGRLYEELVPNYHHRHVMRPGITGLAQTRGWRGPTARPLQARARIACDIYYVRHFSLLLDLKILFKTLVIELRGGTGF; the protein is encoded by the coding sequence ATGTATGCTTTTACTTCGAAGATAAGTTCACGCTTCGATTCGTCTCAGCGTCAGAACAAAATCCGGACCCTGGTTGTAGCGAACTCCAACATTCGCCAGCCGGACAGCTTTTCCGGTGTCGAAGGGAGGGCGGCTCTGCGATTGGCCGTAAAGCGGCTGATTGATATCGTCATCTCGGCCAGCGCTCTGCTCGTACTGGCGCCGCTTTTCCTGGCAATCGCTCTTTTCATCAAACTCGACGATGGAGGCCCCGTATTCTTCCGCCAGATCCGTTGGGGCCTGAACGGGCGGAAGATCACCGTCTTCAAGTTCCGCTCGATGCACATCGAAGCTTGCGATCCCAGCGGCATTCAGCAGACCGTCAAGGGCGACAGCCGGGTGACAGGCTTCGGCGCTATGCTCCGCAGGACCAACATTGACGAGCTGCCGCAGCTTCTGAACGTCCTCAGGGGCGACATGTCCCTGGTCGGTCCGCGCTGCCATGCCATCAACATGCGCGCAGCCGGCCGGCTCTACGAAGAATTGGTCCCGAACTACCACCACCGCCACGTCATGCGCCCCGGCATCACCGGCCTCGCGCAGACACGCGGTTGGCGCGGGCCGACCGCACGGCCGCTGCAAGCCCGGGCCCGGATCGCCTGCGATATCTATTATGTCAGGCATTTCAGTCTGCTGCTCGACCTGAAAATCCTGTTCAAGACGCTGGTCATCGAGCTGCGCGGCGGCACCGGCTTCTAG
- a CDS encoding F0F1 ATP synthase subunit epsilon gives MADNFNFELVSPERLLLSEMVTEVVIPATEGEMTVMAHHAPTMTTVKPGVVSVRSASGKKQDYVVFGGFADILPTGCTLLAESAVPVEELHKDELTRRIEAARKELEHAELHEHKSKLEHFIMELTHLSGIVQQD, from the coding sequence ATGGCTGACAATTTCAACTTTGAGCTCGTTTCGCCGGAGCGTCTGCTGCTGTCGGAGATGGTGACCGAGGTCGTCATTCCCGCGACTGAGGGCGAGATGACCGTGATGGCGCACCATGCGCCGACGATGACGACGGTCAAGCCGGGTGTCGTGAGCGTGCGTTCAGCTTCTGGGAAGAAGCAGGACTATGTCGTGTTCGGCGGCTTTGCCGACATTCTGCCGACCGGCTGCACGTTGCTGGCAGAGTCCGCCGTTCCAGTCGAGGAACTCCATAAGGACGAACTGACCCGTCGCATCGAGGCAGCCCGCAAGGAACTCGAACATGCCGAGTTGCACGAGCACAAGTCGAAGCTCGAGCATTTCATCATGGAACTGACGCATCTTAGTGGCATCGTCCAGCAGGATTGA
- the atpD gene encoding F0F1 ATP synthase subunit beta, with amino-acid sequence MAEAATRSVGKVTQVIGAVVDVAFEGELPAILNALETDNNGVRLVLEVAQHLGENEVRTIAMDSSEGLVRGQQVVDTGAPISVPVGDETLGRIMNVIGEPVDEAGPLTTAHRRAIHQDAPAYVEQSTEAQILVTGIKVVDLLAPYAKGGKIGLFGGAGVGKTVLIMELINNVAKAHGGYSVFAGVGERTREGNDLYHEMIESGVNKHGGGEGSKAALVYGQMNEPPGARARVALTGLTVAEHFRDQGQDVLFFVDNIFRFTQAGSEVSALLGRIPSAVGYQPTLATDMGQMQERITTTTTGSITSVQAIYVPADDLTDPAPATSFAHLDATTVLSRSIAEKGIYPAVDPLDSTSRMLDPMVVGEEHYEVARKVQSTLQRYKALQDIIAILGMDELSEEDKLAVARARKIERFLSQPFFVAEVFTGSPGKLVALEDTIKGFKGLVNGEYDNLPEAAFYMVGSIDEAIEKAKKLAAA; translated from the coding sequence ATGGCTGAGGCAGCTACCCGCTCTGTCGGCAAAGTCACCCAGGTTATCGGCGCCGTCGTCGACGTTGCTTTCGAAGGCGAACTGCCGGCGATTTTGAACGCGCTTGAAACCGACAACAACGGCGTCCGCCTGGTTCTCGAAGTCGCTCAGCATCTGGGCGAAAACGAAGTCCGCACCATCGCCATGGACTCGAGCGAAGGTCTCGTTCGCGGCCAGCAGGTCGTCGATACCGGCGCTCCGATCTCGGTTCCCGTCGGCGACGAAACGCTCGGCCGTATCATGAACGTCATCGGCGAGCCGGTCGATGAAGCAGGCCCGCTGACCACCGCTCACAGGCGCGCCATCCACCAGGACGCTCCGGCTTACGTCGAGCAGTCCACGGAAGCGCAGATCCTCGTCACCGGCATCAAGGTCGTCGACCTTCTCGCTCCTTACGCAAAGGGCGGCAAGATCGGCCTGTTCGGCGGCGCCGGCGTCGGCAAGACCGTTCTCATCATGGAGCTGATCAACAACGTCGCCAAGGCGCACGGTGGTTACTCGGTCTTCGCAGGCGTGGGTGAGCGTACCCGCGAAGGCAACGACCTCTACCATGAAATGATCGAATCGGGCGTCAACAAGCACGGCGGCGGCGAAGGCTCCAAGGCTGCGCTCGTTTACGGCCAGATGAACGAACCGCCGGGCGCCCGCGCTCGCGTCGCTCTGACCGGCCTGACCGTCGCAGAACATTTCCGCGACCAGGGCCAGGACGTTCTGTTCTTCGTCGACAACATCTTCCGCTTCACGCAGGCAGGTTCGGAAGTGTCGGCTCTGCTCGGCCGCATCCCGTCGGCCGTCGGCTACCAGCCGACGCTCGCAACCGACATGGGCCAGATGCAGGAACGCATCACCACGACGACGACCGGCTCGATCACCTCGGTTCAGGCCATTTACGTTCCGGCCGACGACTTGACCGACCCGGCACCGGCAACCTCGTTCGCCCACTTGGACGCAACGACCGTTCTGTCGCGCTCGATCGCTGAAAAGGGTATCTACCCGGCCGTCGACCCGCTCGACTCCACCTCGCGCATGCTCGACCCGATGGTCGTCGGCGAAGAGCACTACGAGGTCGCTCGTAAGGTTCAGTCGACGCTGCAGCGCTACAAGGCCCTGCAGGACATCATCGCCATCCTCGGCATGGACGAACTGTCTGAAGAAGACAAGCTGGCCGTCGCCCGCGCCCGCAAGATCGAACGCTTCCTGTCGCAGCCCTTCTTCGTCGCCGAAGTCTTCACCGGCTCGCCGGGCAAGCTGGTTGCTCTGGAAGACACGATCAAGGGCTTCAAGGGCCTCGTCAACGGTGAATATGACAACCTGCCGGAAGCTGCCTTCTACATGGTCGGTTCGATCGATGAAGCCATCGAAAAGGCCAAGAAGCTCGCTGCTGCTTGA
- a CDS encoding F0F1 ATP synthase subunit gamma has product MPSLKDLKNRIASVKATQKITKAMKMVAAAKLRRAQEAAEAARPYSQRMGAVLANIAKAVTEADGAPALMTGTGKDQVHLLVVCTAERGLCGGFNSQIARFARDHVRRLLAEGKTVKIFTVGKKGYDILRREYASLIIERKELREVKKIGFENADQIGKRVIEMYEAGEFDICTLFYSEFKSVISQVPTAQQLIPAKAPEAVAQDAEHASAVYEYEPDPASILDDLIPRNISVQIFRALLENVAGEMGAKMSAMDNATRNAGEMINKLTLSYNRQRQAQITKELIEIISGAEAL; this is encoded by the coding sequence ATGCCTTCACTTAAGGATCTGAAAAACCGGATCGCCTCCGTCAAGGCGACGCAGAAGATCACCAAGGCGATGAAAATGGTCGCCGCGGCGAAGCTTCGGCGTGCGCAGGAGGCGGCCGAGGCCGCCCGGCCCTATTCGCAGCGCATGGGTGCGGTTCTGGCGAACATTGCCAAGGCCGTCACCGAGGCGGATGGCGCGCCGGCGCTGATGACCGGCACCGGCAAGGACCAGGTCCATCTGCTGGTGGTCTGCACGGCCGAACGCGGTCTTTGCGGCGGTTTCAACTCGCAGATTGCCCGCTTTGCGCGCGACCATGTCCGCAGGCTGCTTGCCGAGGGCAAGACGGTGAAGATCTTCACCGTCGGCAAGAAGGGCTACGATATCCTGCGGCGTGAATATGCATCGCTGATCATCGAGCGCAAGGAACTGCGCGAAGTCAAGAAGATCGGTTTCGAGAATGCCGACCAGATCGGAAAGCGCGTCATCGAGATGTACGAGGCCGGCGAGTTCGACATCTGCACGCTGTTCTACTCCGAGTTCAAGTCGGTCATCTCACAGGTTCCGACCGCCCAGCAGCTCATCCCGGCCAAGGCTCCCGAAGCCGTCGCCCAGGATGCAGAACATGCAAGCGCCGTCTATGAATACGAGCCGGATCCGGCGTCGATCCTCGACGACCTGATCCCGCGCAATATCTCCGTCCAGATCTTCCGTGCTCTCCTTGAGAACGTCGCGGGCGAGATGGGCGCCAAGATGAGCGCGATGGACAACGCGACGCGCAATGCCGGTGAGATGATCAACAAGCTGACGCTGAGCTACAACCGTCAGCGTCAGGCTCAGATCACCAAGGAATTGATTGAAATCATTTCGGGCGCGGAAGCGCTCTGA
- the atpA gene encoding F0F1 ATP synthase subunit alpha: protein MDIRAAEISAILKDQIKNFGKEAEVSEVGQVLSVGDGIARVYGLDNVQAGEMVEFPGGIRGMALNLESDNVGVVIFGSDRDIKEGDTVKRTGAIVDVPVGPELLGRVVDALGNPIDGKGPINATRRARVDVKAPGIIPRKSVHEPMSTGLKAIDALIPVGRGQRELVIGDRQTGKTAILLDTFLNQKPIHDNGPDNDKLYCVYVAVGQKRSTVAQFVKVLEERGALKYSIIVAATASDPAPMQFLAPFAGCAMGEYFRDNAQHALIGYDDLSKQAVAYRQMSLLLRRPPGREAYPGDVFYLHSRLLERAAKMNDDKGAGSLTALPVIETQGNDVSAFIPTNVISITDGQIFLETDLFYQGIRPAVNVGLSVSRVGSSAQIKAMKQVAGSIKGELAQYREMAAFAQFGSDLDAATQRLLNRGARLTELLKQPQFSPLKTEEQVAVIFAGVNGYLDKLPVAQVGKFEQGLLSYLRSEGSAILDAIRTEKAISDDTRGKLTAALDSFAKSFQ from the coding sequence ATGGATATCCGCGCCGCGGAAATTTCCGCAATTCTCAAAGACCAGATCAAAAATTTCGGCAAAGAGGCAGAAGTCTCGGAAGTCGGCCAGGTTCTCTCCGTCGGTGACGGTATCGCTCGCGTTTACGGTCTGGACAATGTTCAGGCTGGTGAAATGGTCGAGTTTCCCGGCGGCATCCGCGGCATGGCCCTGAACCTTGAATCCGACAACGTTGGTGTCGTTATTTTCGGCTCCGACCGCGACATCAAGGAAGGCGACACCGTCAAGCGCACCGGCGCCATCGTCGACGTGCCGGTCGGTCCGGAGCTGCTCGGCCGCGTCGTCGACGCTCTCGGCAACCCGATCGACGGCAAGGGCCCGATCAACGCGACCCGCCGTGCGCGCGTTGACGTCAAGGCTCCAGGCATCATTCCGCGCAAGTCGGTTCACGAGCCAATGTCGACCGGCCTCAAGGCCATCGACGCTCTGATCCCCGTCGGCCGCGGCCAGCGCGAGCTCGTCATCGGCGACCGCCAGACCGGCAAGACTGCCATCCTGCTCGACACCTTCCTGAACCAGAAGCCAATCCACGACAACGGCCCCGACAACGACAAGCTCTACTGCGTCTACGTCGCCGTCGGCCAGAAGCGCTCCACGGTTGCCCAGTTCGTCAAGGTTCTCGAAGAGCGCGGCGCCCTGAAGTACTCGATCATCGTCGCTGCGACTGCTTCCGATCCGGCTCCGATGCAGTTCCTCGCTCCGTTCGCAGGTTGCGCAATGGGCGAATACTTCCGCGACAACGCTCAGCACGCCCTGATCGGCTATGACGACCTGTCCAAGCAGGCTGTCGCTTACCGTCAGATGTCGCTGCTGCTGCGCCGCCCGCCGGGCCGCGAAGCTTATCCGGGCGACGTTTTCTACCTGCACTCGCGCCTGCTCGAACGCGCCGCAAAGATGAACGACGACAAGGGCGCCGGTTCGCTGACCGCTCTGCCTGTCATCGAAACGCAGGGCAACGACGTTTCGGCCTTCATTCCGACCAACGTGATCTCGATCACCGACGGCCAGATCTTCCTTGAAACCGACCTATTCTATCAGGGTATCCGCCCGGCCGTTAACGTCGGCCTGTCGGTTTCGCGCGTCGGTTCCTCGGCCCAGATCAAGGCGATGAAGCAGGTTGCCGGTTCGATCAAGGGTGAACTCGCCCAGTATCGTGAAATGGCCGCCTTCGCCCAGTTCGGTTCGGACCTCGACGCTGCGACGCAGCGCCTCTTGAACCGCGGCGCACGCCTGACCGAACTCCTGAAGCAGCCGCAGTTCTCGCCGCTGAAGACGGAAGAGCAGGTCGCCGTGATCTTCGCTGGCGTCAATGGCTATCTCGACAAGCTGCCGGTCGCTCAGGTCGGCAAGTTCGAACAGGGCCTGTTGTCCTATCTGCGCTCGGAAGGCTCTGCCATCCTCGACGCGATCCGAACGGAAAAGGCTATCAGCGACGATACTCGGGGCAAGCTCACCGCTGCTCTCGATAGCTTCGCCAAGTCTTTCCAGTAA
- a CDS encoding F0F1 ATP synthase subunit delta, giving the protein MPVADTSQLTSGVAERYASSLFELALEEGAVATVTADLDRFQAMLDESDDLKRFILSPVFSAEDQLKAIVAISEKAGISGFFANFLKVVARNRRLFALPGMIKAFRLIAANHRGEISAEVTSAHALSAEQENELKAALKGVTGKDVAIAVTVDPSILGGLIVKVGSRQIDTSLRTKLSTLKLALKEVG; this is encoded by the coding sequence GTGCCAGTGGCAGACACGTCCCAGCTTACTTCTGGTGTTGCAGAGCGCTATGCCTCGTCGCTTTTCGAGCTGGCGCTCGAAGAGGGTGCCGTCGCTACCGTAACTGCAGACCTTGACCGTTTCCAGGCGATGCTGGATGAGAGCGATGATTTGAAGCGCTTCATACTGAGCCCGGTTTTCTCTGCCGAGGACCAGCTGAAGGCCATCGTCGCCATCAGTGAAAAGGCCGGCATCTCGGGCTTCTTTGCCAACTTCCTGAAGGTCGTGGCGCGCAACCGCCGCCTCTTCGCTCTGCCCGGCATGATCAAGGCCTTCCGGCTGATCGCCGCCAATCATCGCGGCGAAATTTCTGCCGAGGTCACCTCGGCCCATGCTCTCTCAGCAGAGCAGGAAAATGAATTGAAGGCGGCGCTGAAGGGCGTCACCGGCAAAGACGTGGCAATTGCTGTCACGGTTGATCCGTCAATTCTTGGTGGTCTGATCGTCAAGGTCGGGTCCCGTCAGATTGATACGTCTCTTCGTACCAAACTCTCTACCCTTAAGCTTGCATTGAAAGAGGTCGGCTGA